A stretch of the Lactuca sativa cultivar Salinas chromosome 9, Lsat_Salinas_v11, whole genome shotgun sequence genome encodes the following:
- the LOC128129094 gene encoding uncharacterized protein LOC128129094: protein MAPPARLNQLQMEQVRNIVAEEFNNAFNELIPGVTNDIINQVKALLDERLAAIPGGALSAPPVRDSAYYFEKFSKCSHPLWNGESDPVAAKHWVSDVEGAFMTVGCPDQYKVVIAMNQLRKRGKTWWNTITALLNKEEVRAMSWAQFVERFKAQYVPKVEQQGVQQEFMSLQQTTESVSDLNAKFLEMLSFCPSFAGNEAWLVSQYTTILRTEIREFVSMQEFPTLSAIMDAARRREIELQTQTKRKANDTSSKTSGDAQKKQKQGGHHWKNCRAPPASAVPQITSAAPVCYHCNETGHKKPECPKLKAGKGSGGTNPAIASSSKGPTMVTRGRAHQMTADEPALIC, encoded by the exons ATGGCTCCGCCTGCTCGCcttaatcagctccaaatggAGCAAGTTAGGAATATTGTCGCTGAGGAATTCAATAACGCTTTCAATGAACTAATCCCGGGCGTGACCAATGACATAATCAACCAGGTCAAAGCTCTTCTGGATGAGCGCCTCGCAGCTATTCCCGGGGGAGCGTTATCGGCTCCGCCCGTTCGGGATTCGGCATACTACTTCGAGAAGTTCAGCAAGTGTAGCCATCCTCTTTGGAACGGTGAATCCGACCCAGTTGCTGCTAAGCATTGGGTGTCAGATGTTGAGGGCGCCTTCATGACTGTTGGGTGTCCGGACCAGTACAAAGTTGTGATCGCCATGAATCAGCTGCGAAAAAGGGGAAAGACATGGTGGAACACCATCACCGCTCTATTAAACAAGGAAGAAGTGAGGGCcatgtcttgggcccaatttgtggaGAGGTTCAAGGCACAATATGTGCCCAAGGTGGAGCAGCAGGGGGTGCAGCAAGAGTTCATGTCCTTACAGCAAACTACCGAGTCTGTTAGCGACCTGAACGCCAAGTTCTTGGAGATGCTATCTTTTTGTCCCTCATTTGCTGGGAACGAGGCCTGGTTGGTCAGCCAATACACTACCATTCTACGTACCGAGATTCGGGAATTCGTTAGCATGCAGGAGTTCCCGACTTTATCCGCGATCATGGATGCGGCGAggaggagggaaatcgagttgcagACCCAGACCAAGAGGAAGGCCAATGACACCTCCTCCAAGACATCCGGAGATGCCCAGAAAAAGCAAAAGCAGGGTG GGCATCATTGGAAGAATTGTAGGGCTCCCCCTGCGAGTGCAGTTCCTCAGATTACTTCTGCTGCTCCCGTCTGCTATCACTGCAACGAGACGGGACACAAGAAGCCCGAATGCCCGAAGTTGAAGGCTGGTAAAGGAAGCGGGGGTACAAATCCTGCAATTGCATCGTCTTCTAAGGGACCCACTATGGTGACACGAGGTCGTGCTCACCAGATGACTGCGGATGAGCCG GCACTTATTTGCTAG